In the Clostridium sporogenes genome, one interval contains:
- the typA gene encoding translational GTPase TypA, whose protein sequence is MSLFVRNDIRNVAIIAHVDHGKTTLVDALLRQSHVFRDNEKVEERVMDSNDIEKERGITILSKNTAVNYNGIKINIVDTPGHADFGGEVERVLKMVDSVLLVVDSYEGAMPQTKFVTKKALELNLKPIVVINKIDKPDGRPEEVLDEIFDLFVELGANDEQLDFPVIYCSARDGIAKNEMEDESDNMEPLFEAIVKNVKSPEGHVNKPFQMLVTTIDYNEYVGKIGIGKIERGCVKKNQQVALIRKDGKTENVKISSLYVYDGLARIETEEAKLGDIVAVAGIPDINIGETVADVNEPEALPFVEIDEPTLSMNFMVNDSPFAGQDGKFVTSRHLRDRLIKELETNVSLRVEDTDRAECFKVSGRGELHLSVLIETMRREGYEFQVSKPTVIFKEENGKKLEPIEKLTIDVPEEFMGVVMEKLGPRKAEMVNMTSAINGYTRLEFKIPARGLIGFRNEFMTDTKGNGIMNHVLDEYEAYKGEIPERSRGSLVVFESGEAITYGLFNAQERGILFIEPGTPVYGGMVAGQCSRMGDIDVNVCKKKHLSNTRSSGADDSLKLVPVTKMSLEECLEFVASDELVEVTPKNIRMRKKILDSELRRKATIRKK, encoded by the coding sequence ATGAGTTTATTTGTTAGAAATGACATTAGAAATGTAGCTATAATTGCTCACGTTGACCACGGTAAGACAACACTTGTAGATGCACTTTTAAGACAAAGCCACGTTTTTAGAGACAATGAAAAGGTAGAAGAAAGAGTTATGGACTCTAATGACATAGAAAAAGAAAGAGGAATAACTATATTATCTAAAAATACTGCAGTAAATTATAATGGTATTAAGATAAATATAGTAGATACTCCAGGACATGCGGATTTTGGAGGAGAAGTTGAACGTGTACTAAAAATGGTAGACAGTGTTTTATTAGTAGTTGATTCTTATGAAGGGGCTATGCCACAAACAAAGTTTGTTACTAAAAAAGCTTTAGAACTTAATCTTAAACCAATAGTAGTAATAAATAAAATTGATAAGCCAGATGGTAGACCAGAAGAAGTTTTAGATGAAATATTTGATTTATTTGTAGAACTTGGAGCTAATGATGAACAATTAGATTTCCCAGTAATATATTGTTCTGCTAGAGATGGTATAGCTAAAAATGAAATGGAAGATGAATCAGACAATATGGAGCCTTTATTTGAAGCTATAGTTAAAAATGTTAAATCTCCAGAAGGTCATGTGAATAAGCCATTCCAAATGCTGGTAACTACTATAGATTATAACGAATATGTAGGTAAAATAGGTATTGGTAAGATAGAAAGAGGATGCGTAAAGAAAAACCAACAAGTAGCTTTGATAAGAAAAGACGGAAAAACAGAAAATGTAAAAATATCATCATTATATGTTTATGATGGTTTAGCAAGAATAGAAACAGAAGAAGCAAAATTAGGAGATATAGTAGCTGTAGCAGGTATACCAGATATTAATATAGGTGAAACTGTAGCAGATGTTAATGAACCAGAAGCTCTTCCTTTCGTAGAGATAGATGAACCTACATTAAGCATGAATTTTATGGTTAATGATTCTCCTTTTGCAGGACAAGATGGTAAATTTGTTACATCAAGACATTTAAGAGATAGACTTATAAAAGAACTAGAAACTAATGTAAGTTTAAGGGTAGAAGATACAGATAGAGCAGAATGCTTTAAAGTAAGTGGAAGAGGAGAACTTCATTTATCTGTATTAATAGAAACTATGAGAAGAGAAGGATATGAATTCCAAGTTTCAAAACCAACAGTTATATTTAAAGAAGAAAATGGTAAAAAATTAGAACCTATCGAAAAATTAACTATAGATGTACCAGAAGAATTTATGGGCGTAGTTATGGAAAAACTAGGACCAAGAAAAGCTGAAATGGTTAATATGACTTCAGCTATAAATGGTTATACTAGATTAGAGTTTAAAATACCAGCAAGAGGATTAATAGGATTTAGAAATGAATTCATGACTGATACAAAAGGTAATGGTATAATGAATCATGTATTAGATGAATATGAAGCATATAAAGGAGAAATACCTGAAAGATCAAGAGGTTCATTAGTAGTATTTGAATCAGGTGAAGCAATAACTTACGGATTATTTAATGCTCAAGAAAGAGGAATATTATTTATAGAACCAGGAACTCCAGTATATGGCGGTATGGTAGCAGGACAATGTTCTAGAATGGGAGATATAGATGTTAATGTATGTAAAAAGAAACATTTATCTAACACTAGATCTTCAGGTGCCGATGATTCATTAAAATTAGTTCCAGTTACAAAAATGTCTCTAGAAGAATGCCTTGAATTTGTAGCATCAGATGAATTAGTTGAAGTTACTCCTAAGAATATAAGAATGAGAAAGAAAATATTAGATTCAGAATTAAGAAGAAAAGCTACAATAAGAAAAAAATAA
- the mltG gene encoding endolytic transglycosylase MltG, giving the protein MNNKNRLIILLMAIVLLVAVGFVSIKYYDRKILKAPLKSKGNEVVDISVDKDQNLDDVIEKMDKEGKIKSKRILKNYIKKVQAPQKVVAGEYVFSSNLNAYDLLLNLKEGIYDNRPVKVTIPEGYNIDEIGNKLEKQGIIKKEDFIKSIKEYKTPSFIKVDKNRKYPLEGYLFPDTYEFFKGMPGDKIIDKMIDRFKYVIKEIEKEDNIKIKDNDIDKLINMASVIEKEAEKNDERGKVASVFYNRMDKKMKMESCATVLYALGYHKDKLYYKDLKIKSPYNTYLNIGLPVGPIGSPGKNSIKAALNPEKTDYLYFVSKNNGTHYFTKDYKEFLKIKKETQGD; this is encoded by the coding sequence ATGAATAATAAAAACAGGCTAATCATTTTATTAATGGCTATAGTTTTATTAGTAGCTGTTGGTTTTGTATCTATTAAATATTATGACAGAAAAATTTTGAAAGCTCCATTAAAATCAAAAGGAAATGAAGTTGTTGATATTAGTGTAGACAAGGATCAGAATTTAGATGATGTTATAGAGAAGATGGATAAAGAAGGAAAAATCAAAAGTAAAAGAATATTAAAAAATTATATTAAGAAAGTACAAGCACCTCAAAAGGTAGTAGCAGGAGAATATGTATTTTCTTCTAATTTAAATGCTTATGATTTGTTACTTAATTTAAAAGAAGGTATATATGATAATAGACCTGTAAAAGTTACTATCCCAGAAGGGTATAATATAGATGAAATAGGAAATAAGTTAGAAAAACAGGGAATAATAAAAAAAGAAGATTTTATAAAAAGTATAAAAGAATATAAAACTCCTTCTTTTATAAAAGTAGATAAAAATAGAAAATATCCATTAGAAGGATATTTATTTCCAGATACCTATGAGTTTTTCAAAGGTATGCCAGGGGATAAAATAATAGATAAGATGATAGATAGATTCAAATATGTTATTAAAGAAATAGAAAAAGAAGATAATATAAAAATTAAAGATAATGATATAGATAAATTAATTAATATGGCATCTGTTATAGAAAAAGAGGCTGAAAAAAATGACGAAAGAGGTAAAGTAGCATCTGTATTTTATAATAGAATGGACAAAAAAATGAAAATGGAATCCTGTGCTACAGTATTGTATGCCTTAGGATACCACAAAGATAAATTGTATTATAAAGACTTAAAAATAAAGTCTCCCTATAATACTTATTTAAATATAGGATTACCTGTAGGACCCATAGGTTCTCCAGGTAAAAATTCCATAAAAGCAGCGCTGAATCCAGAAAAAACAGACTATTTGTATTTTGTTTCTAAGAATAATGGAACGCATTATTTTACAAAGGATTATAAGGAGTTTTTAAAAATTAAAAAAGAAACTCAAGGAGATTAA
- a CDS encoding O-methyltransferase, producing MSKVAYDYMEKYIRDLIPENKGVLKELEDYAKENSVPIVHKEVANFLEFMISLKKPKKILELGTAIGYSSIFMSLSSKEGSKITTIERDDKMIEIAKNNIERYGFKDKIKIIQGDCLEVLKNLEDKYDMIFMDAGKGHYNEFLPYCLKLLNKEGIIIADNVLFRGMVANDELVIRRKITIVKRMRKYMDMISDKDNFITSIIPMGDGIAITKRRNEDA from the coding sequence ATGAGCAAAGTAGCCTATGATTATATGGAAAAATATATAAGGGATCTTATACCAGAAAATAAAGGAGTATTAAAGGAATTAGAAGATTATGCAAAAGAAAATTCTGTTCCAATAGTACATAAAGAAGTGGCTAATTTTTTAGAATTTATGATAAGTTTAAAAAAACCTAAAAAAATACTTGAGTTAGGCACAGCCATAGGATACTCCTCAATATTTATGAGTTTAAGTTCAAAGGAAGGATCTAAAATTACTACCATTGAACGCGATGATAAAATGATTGAAATTGCAAAGAATAATATTGAAAGATATGGCTTTAAAGATAAAATAAAAATTATTCAAGGTGATTGTCTAGAAGTCCTTAAAAATTTAGAAGATAAGTATGATATGATTTTTATGGATGCGGGAAAAGGACATTATAATGAATTTTTACCTTATTGTTTAAAGCTTTTAAATAAAGAAGGAATCATAATAGCAGATAATGTGCTCTTTAGAGGTATGGTAGCTAATGATGAATTAGTTATAAGAAGAAAGATAACCATAGTTAAAAGAATGAGAAAATATATGGATATGATAAGCGACAAGGATAATTTTATAACTTCAATTATACCTATGGGAGATGGAATTGCTATAACTAAAAGGAGGAACGAGGATGCTTAA
- a CDS encoding U32 family peptidase, translating into MLNIKKPELLAPAGNLEKLKTAINFGADAVYLGGSKLNLRAFADNFTDEQLQEGIKYAHDRGRKVYVTINVFPRNEDFNGLEEYLKKLYEFNVDAIIVSDPGIIMTSIESVPNLEVHLSTQANTVNFKTIDFWYKQGVKRIVLARELTLEEIKTIREKIDPDCELEAFVHGSMCMSYSGRCLLSNYMTGRDSNRGACAQPCRYKYYLMEEKREGEYFPVVEDDKGTYIMNSKDMCMIEHIPELVQSGIDSFKIEGRMKSSFYVATVVKAYREAIDAYFDDPENYTFKERWMDYLKKASHRAYFTGFYFNDPNKQLHESSSYIRTCDIVGIVREFNEETMEAIIEQRNKVLDGDELEVLRPEGPIFKISTSNMKDKNDNKIESAPSAQMIFKVNTDKILKENDILIKNK; encoded by the coding sequence ATGCTTAATATAAAAAAACCAGAACTTTTAGCTCCAGCAGGAAATTTAGAAAAATTAAAAACAGCTATAAATTTTGGAGCAGATGCGGTTTATTTAGGTGGAAGTAAGTTAAATTTAAGAGCTTTTGCGGATAATTTTACTGATGAACAGCTTCAAGAGGGTATAAAATATGCTCATGATAGAGGAAGAAAGGTTTATGTTACAATAAATGTTTTTCCACGTAATGAAGATTTTAATGGATTAGAAGAATATTTAAAAAAATTATATGAGTTTAATGTGGATGCTATAATAGTTTCAGATCCAGGAATCATTATGACTTCAATAGAATCAGTACCTAATTTAGAAGTACACTTAAGTACTCAAGCAAATACAGTTAATTTTAAAACTATAGATTTTTGGTATAAACAAGGAGTTAAAAGAATTGTATTAGCAAGAGAATTGACTTTAGAAGAAATAAAGACTATAAGAGAAAAAATAGATCCAGATTGTGAGTTAGAAGCCTTTGTGCATGGTTCTATGTGTATGTCTTATTCTGGTAGATGTCTTTTATCTAATTATATGACAGGAAGAGATTCTAATAGAGGAGCTTGTGCACAACCTTGTAGATATAAATATTATTTAATGGAAGAAAAAAGAGAGGGAGAATACTTCCCTGTAGTTGAGGACGATAAGGGAACTTATATAATGAATTCAAAAGATATGTGTATGATAGAACACATACCAGAGTTAGTACAAAGTGGAATAGATTCTTTTAAGATAGAAGGAAGAATGAAAAGTTCTTTTTATGTAGCTACAGTAGTTAAAGCTTATAGGGAAGCTATAGATGCTTATTTTGATGACCCAGAGAACTATACTTTTAAAGAAAGATGGATGGATTATTTGAAAAAAGCTAGTCATAGAGCATATTTTACAGGTTTTTATTTTAATGACCCTAATAAACAGTTACATGAATCTTCTTCATATATTAGAACCTGTGATATTGTAGGTATTGTAAGAGAATTTAATGAAGAAACTATGGAAGCTATAATAGAGCAAAGAAATAAAGTGTTAGATGGAGATGAGTTAGAAGTCTTAAGACCAGAAGGTCCTATATTTAAAATAAGCACATCTAATATGAAAGATAAAAATGATAATAAAATAGAATCTGCTCCTTCAGCTCAGATGATATTTAAAGTTAATACAGATAAAATTTTAAAAGAAAATGATATTCTTATAAAAAATAAATAA
- the udk gene encoding uridine kinase has translation MKRPVLIGITGGTGSGKSTIAKEIYNKFDEACIAMIEQDSYYKDQSNVPFEERCKKNYDHPDAFDNELLIDHLNNLLNLNTIEKPIYDFETHNRKEETVKVESRDIIILEGILVLQDPKVRELLDIKIYVDTDADVRIIRRLLRDINERGRTVDSVIDQYLTVVRPMHMQFIEPSKRYADIIIPEGGHNRVAIDMMVANIKHLLQT, from the coding sequence ATGAAACGCCCAGTGTTGATAGGGATAACTGGAGGTACTGGTTCAGGAAAAAGCACTATAGCTAAAGAAATATATAATAAATTTGATGAAGCTTGTATTGCTATGATAGAACAGGATTCTTATTATAAAGACCAGAGCAATGTACCTTTTGAAGAAAGATGCAAAAAAAATTATGATCATCCAGATGCTTTTGATAATGAACTTTTAATAGATCATTTAAATAATTTGTTAAATTTAAATACTATAGAAAAGCCTATTTATGATTTCGAAACTCATAATAGAAAAGAAGAAACTGTAAAAGTAGAATCTAGGGATATTATAATTTTAGAAGGTATCTTAGTGCTTCAAGATCCAAAGGTTAGAGAATTATTAGATATAAAGATATATGTAGATACAGATGCAGATGTAAGAATAATAAGAAGACTTTTAAGAGACATAAATGAAAGAGGAAGAACTGTAGATTCAGTTATAGATCAATACTTAACTGTTGTAAGACCAATGCATATGCAATTTATAGAGCCTTCCAAGAGATATGCAGATATAATAATCCCAGAGGGAGGACATAACAGAGTTGCTATAGACATGATGGTAGCAAACATAAAACACTTGTTGCAAACATAA
- a CDS encoding penicillin-binding protein 2: protein MRYIEKKRSYKILLVFMFIFLFLIYRMVKFQIFDAEKLTTMAESQYAYEEEIKDNKYKLLDSKGNDLLKYKDKYYAVLVPSAFKDNKEEKDEEKLLTIMYILRNYNEKYDITKNQAIDNSGKNYYEIDKITYEKLKEIKGVKGFYAYKKQEVDKNMNDKKESWKLENMLLNPYKNDQKTFKNKESLEMKIYNKVKDNKSPKIMYKKDLDGVIISEKTKESKSNINPKLTLDSEFQDSIRKILNKKEYKEFGQVGIILSEADSGKIRAMVQKDETLPNTNIGAATQNGFPPGSILKIITEEAALENNKVSLNDRFKCTGEFENNKKGTHGSLSTKEAFIVSCNDIFSQIGRKTGFDNINNIIKKHGLYSKVLDLHYEQQGAIQVEKGEKPNLSDGTLSLVSFGQLIRITPIEAISMVNTVVNNGVYVKPYVLEAFVDDKNNTVEEFNTIKEQIIGTYSANSLKEQMKEVVKRGTGTLTYDPNIEIGGKTGTNERQEVNAEGKTEKLSDAWFIGFFKKDNKYYTMIVFIPTIKTEGESAGTTAVPIFYDIVKEIKNSI from the coding sequence ATGAGATATATAGAGAAAAAAAGGTCTTATAAAATATTACTAGTATTTATGTTTATATTCTTGTTTCTTATATATAGAATGGTTAAATTTCAGATTTTTGATGCAGAAAAGTTAACTACTATGGCAGAATCTCAATATGCATATGAAGAAGAAATAAAAGATAATAAATATAAGCTATTAGATAGTAAAGGTAATGACTTGCTAAAATATAAAGATAAATATTATGCTGTTTTGGTTCCTAGTGCTTTTAAAGATAATAAAGAGGAAAAAGACGAGGAAAAGTTATTGACGATAATGTACATTTTACGAAATTATAATGAAAAATATGATATAACTAAAAATCAGGCAATAGATAATAGTGGCAAAAACTATTATGAAATAGATAAAATAACTTATGAAAAACTAAAAGAAATAAAAGGTGTAAAAGGATTTTATGCATATAAAAAACAAGAAGTAGATAAAAATATGAATGATAAAAAGGAATCTTGGAAATTAGAAAATATGCTATTAAATCCTTATAAAAATGATCAAAAAACTTTTAAGAATAAAGAATCTTTAGAGATGAAAATATACAATAAAGTAAAAGATAATAAATCACCTAAGATAATGTATAAAAAAGATTTAGATGGAGTAATTATATCGGAAAAAACAAAAGAATCTAAATCTAATATAAACCCTAAACTTACATTAGATTCTGAATTTCAAGATAGTATAAGAAAGATTTTAAATAAGAAAGAATATAAGGAGTTTGGCCAAGTGGGTATTATACTTTCAGAAGCAGATTCAGGAAAGATACGTGCTATGGTGCAAAAGGATGAAACATTGCCTAATACGAATATAGGGGCTGCAACTCAAAATGGGTTTCCTCCAGGATCAATATTAAAAATAATAACAGAAGAAGCCGCATTGGAAAATAATAAAGTGTCATTAAATGATAGATTTAAATGTACTGGAGAATTTGAAAATAATAAAAAAGGAACTCATGGAAGCCTTAGCACAAAAGAAGCATTTATAGTTTCCTGTAATGATATATTTTCACAAATAGGAAGAAAAACAGGATTTGATAATATTAATAATATAATTAAAAAACATGGGCTGTATAGTAAAGTATTAGATTTGCATTATGAACAGCAGGGGGCTATTCAAGTAGAAAAAGGAGAAAAACCAAATTTAAGTGATGGTACCTTATCATTAGTATCTTTTGGTCAGCTTATTAGAATAACTCCTATAGAAGCAATATCTATGGTGAATACTGTAGTTAATAACGGTGTTTATGTTAAACCTTATGTATTAGAAGCCTTTGTAGATGATAAAAATAATACAGTAGAAGAATTTAATACTATAAAAGAACAAATTATAGGAACTTATTCTGCAAATAGTTTAAAGGAACAAATGAAAGAAGTTGTAAAAAGAGGAACAGGTACTTTAACTTATGATCCTAACATAGAAATTGGAGGAAAAACTGGTACTAATGAAAGGCAAGAAGTTAATGCTGAAGGTAAAACAGAGAAACTTTCAGATGCTTGGTTTATAGGATTCTTTAAAAAAGATAATAAGTATTATACTATGATAGTGTTTATACCTACTATAAAAACGGAAGGTGAAAGTGCTGGTACTACTGCAGTTCCTATATTTTATGATATAGTTAAAGAAATAAAAAATTCAATATAA
- the sigK gene encoding RNA polymerase sporulation sigma factor SigK — translation MFFFSYLWDVLGSALLLTGYVTGNASFPKPLSDEEEKYYLDRLKKGDALAKDVLVERNLRLVAHIVKKYSYPGKDIDDLISIGTVGLIKAIDSFDNSKGTRLATYAARCIENEILMLIRNNKKTKGEVYLQDPIGVDKEGNEISLMDILSSDEDSIIEIVSTKIEVKKLYGKIETCLKGREKRVIQMRYGLKDGRPRTQREIAGILNISRSYVSRIEKKALKKLYKELNYHKNIQ, via the coding sequence GTGTTCTTTTTTAGTTACTTATGGGATGTACTAGGAAGTGCATTACTTTTAACAGGATATGTTACGGGAAATGCTTCTTTTCCAAAACCGCTAAGTGATGAGGAAGAAAAGTATTATTTGGATAGGTTAAAAAAAGGTGATGCTTTAGCAAAAGATGTTTTGGTAGAAAGAAATTTAAGATTAGTGGCACACATAGTAAAAAAATATTCTTATCCAGGAAAAGATATTGATGATTTAATATCTATAGGAACTGTAGGACTTATAAAAGCTATAGACTCCTTTGATAATTCAAAGGGTACTAGGCTTGCCACTTATGCAGCAAGATGTATAGAAAATGAAATATTAATGCTCATAAGAAATAATAAAAAAACTAAAGGTGAGGTATATCTTCAAGATCCTATAGGTGTGGATAAAGAAGGAAATGAAATTTCGCTTATGGATATATTAAGTAGTGACGAGGATTCTATAATAGAAATAGTTTCCACAAAAATTGAGGTAAAAAAGTTATATGGGAAAATAGAAACCTGTCTTAAAGGCAGAGAGAAAAGGGTTATTCAAATGAGATATGGATTAAAGGATGGAAGACCTAGAACTCAAAGAGAAATAGCTGGTATACTAAACATATCTAGATCTTATGTTTCACGCATAGAAAAAAAAGCACTTAAAAAGCTTTACAAGGAATTAAATTATCATAAAAATATTCAATAA
- the aroE gene encoding shikimate dehydrogenase — MYITGLIGKNISYSKSPQIHNDYYKKNNIPFSYKIFNLKPDQIDDFIKNLYKNNIRGFNATIPYKEIILQYLNDIVYPADKIGAVNTVVVQKNKLVGYNTDYIGFVKSLQYYNIQVKNLSCLIIGSGGSAKCIYYALKELGAKKIYIISRNPEKAKLKFEKKVKILNSKDENKIDSYDLIVNCTPIGGPNFKEEKPIELKGLKKKCVVYDLNYIPRRSKLLKEAKEKGAFIINGEKMLDFQAYSAIDLWCLNGIEGGQ, encoded by the coding sequence ATGTATATAACAGGTTTAATAGGAAAAAATATTAGTTATTCAAAATCACCACAAATACATAATGATTATTATAAAAAGAATAATATACCATTTTCTTATAAGATATTTAATTTAAAACCAGATCAAATTGATGATTTTATAAAGAACTTATATAAAAATAATATAAGAGGATTTAATGCTACTATTCCATATAAAGAAATAATATTACAATATTTAAATGATATAGTATATCCAGCAGATAAAATAGGAGCAGTAAATACTGTGGTAGTACAGAAAAACAAATTAGTAGGATATAATACAGACTATATAGGATTTGTAAAAAGCTTACAATATTATAATATACAAGTTAAAAATCTTAGTTGTCTCATTATAGGATCAGGTGGAAGTGCTAAATGTATATATTATGCATTAAAAGAATTAGGTGCAAAGAAGATATATATAATATCCAGAAATCCTGAGAAAGCAAAACTAAAATTTGAAAAAAAAGTTAAAATATTAAATAGTAAGGACGAAAATAAAATAGATAGCTATGATTTAATTGTAAATTGTACACCTATAGGAGGCCCTAATTTTAAAGAAGAAAAACCTATAGAACTTAAGGGACTTAAAAAAAAATGTGTGGTTTATGATTTAAATTATATACCCAGAAGGTCTAAGTTATTAAAAGAAGCTAAAGAAAAAGGAGCATTTATTATAAATGGAGAAAAAATGCTTGATTTTCAAGCCTATAGTGCTATAGATCTCTGGTGCTTAAATGGTATTGAAGGAGGACAATAA